ACCACGCCATCCTCGCTTACCAGCGGGCTACGGGCGTGAAGAATTTGGTCACGCTCCCCGGGATCACGCATTACGGCATACGATCCCAACCTGGCGCTCTACATCACGGGCACGCCGAAAGCGTTTAAGGGCAAAGTGCTGATCGGCAATGGCGGCACGGAGAACGGCCCTTCGCGCGGCTTCGTCACGGCTTACGATGTGGAGACGGGAAAGGAGGCGTGGAAGTTCTACATCGTGCCGGGAAATCCAGCGGACGGATTTGAGAACGAAGCCATGGCCATGACGGCGAAGACCTGGACAGGTGAATGGTGGAAACATGGCGGCGGCGGGAATGCCTGGCATGGGTTCACCTACGACGCCGAACTGGACGTGCTCTACGTCGGCACGGGGAACGGCTCGCCCTGGAATCGAAAAATCCGCAGCCCGGACGGCGGTGACAATCTTTTCCTGTGCTCGATCGTCGCCTTGAATCCCGACACGGGGAAATACCTCTGGCACTATCAAACCACGCCGGGCGAATCGTGGGACTACAACTCCAACATGGACATCGTGCTGGCCGACCTGACCATCGACGGCAAAGTGGTGAAGGCCATCCTGCATGCGCCCAAGAACGGCTTTTTCTATGTCATCGATCGCAAGACCGGCAAATTGATCTCCGCCGAACCGTTCGCCGAAACGACTTGGGCGTCGCACATCGAGAAATCGACAGGCAGACCGGTCGAGATTCCTGGCGCCCGTTACGAAAACAGCCCAGCGTTGATTTCTCCCAGCGCCTTGGGTGCCCACAACTGGCATGCGATGTCGTACAGCCCTCTCACCGGGCTTGCCTATATCCCCACGATCCACCAGGCCGCTACGTACTCGGATCAGGGAATCGATCTAATTAATTAACCAAAGTGTCCGCCTCGTTACCGCGGCGGCTACGAACCGACTGTTCATGGAAAGCTGCCCGTTCCTTTCGGACCTGCACTCGGCCCATACAGTAAACCTGGTAGGGCGAGTCCGTCCCCGGCGAGCCGCTCGACGTGACTGGAACACGGCCGACTCGGCTCGCTGGGGACAGGCTCGCCCTACCGTCTGGTTGATGGGAAGAATGGATCCGGAATTGCGCCTTGCAATTCCCGGACCCAGGACTCTCATGGATGCATGTTCCAGTACGTTGCACTCGCGAAAGACAAGGCCTGGCAGCCGGGACCGTACGACGGCGTCGAACTGTTGTTTCTCCATAAAAACGATTCCACCGGCGGCGTGACCGTATTGCGAAAATTCAAACAAGGCGTCACCGTTCCGGCGCACATCCATCCGCTCGCGAACGAGTCGGTTTATATTCTCTCCGGCGAGTGGGAAGAATCCGGCGTGACTTACACAACCGGCGCCTTCTTTTTCGCGCCGCGGGGCGAACGGCACGGCCCGCACGTGGCCAAAACGGAAGTCATCAGCCTGACATCTTTCGACGGCCCGCTCACGGTCAAGGATGCTTAGCCGCCAAGAGCCATCACAGCCGGTGGCGCGACGCTCCTGCGGAGCATTTCGTTCAATTGTAACCACGGCTCGGCGGGAGCCTCGCCCCACCGCCTGGTTAGAACCGTCCTCGATTCCGAGAAGCCATCGCCAGCAACGCCCCCAACCCGATGACCAGCACGACGCCGACGGCGATCGTGCCGCTTTGGGGATTGGAAGGATTGAAGTAGAGCGCGGTCCCCGCAATCGCCGGTCCGCCAAAGATGCCGGCTCCGATGGCCGATTCATGCAAACCGCCATGCTCGGCTTTGGCTTCTCCAACGTCCATCGAATAAAAAAGCGACGAGTAATAAATCAGCCCCAGTCCGAGGCCGAACGCAATCTGCGCCAGCATGACCAGAGCAAGCTTCGGTGCGAGCAACACGCCGGCAAAGCCTGCCGTCAGCAGCATGTAAGCGCCCAGGAACCAGCCAGACCGGTAATGCCACCCTTTCCACAGCCACAGCACGCAGAACGTAACCGCTCGCGCAAAAAACCAGATGGAACAAAAGAATCCGGCCAGCCTGGGCGTCAGTCCGAATTGTTTGGCGATTCCCGGAACGACCGCTACCACGGTATTGATCGCGATGTAGGCGAACGGATTCGCCAGCCAGGCCATCTTCAGAAACATCTTCGCGCGCGCAATTGGGCGCGGATTCAAAGGCGGCAAGGACGTGAACCAGGTAGGGCGAGTCCGCCCCGGCGAGCCGCTCGACGTGCCGGGAACACGTCCGACTCGGCTCGCTGGGGACAGGCTCGCCCTACCGTCAGGTTCACGGGAAGCGAGAACGATGGCGCCGGTTTTTCTCTTCAGTCTCGCGATCAGGAGAAGTTGAACCAATTGAATCCCGACCGGCAGCCAGAACAAACTTCGTTCTCCAAGCGCTTCCAACAGCGCCCCGCCGAGGAAAAAAGCGACAGCTCCCATGGCCGCCCAAACCATGTTATAAATGCCAAGCGTGTGCGGCAGCGCCGCCGGACTTTCTCCCTCGCTCACCAGCGCCTCGAGGTTCGGCCAGGTGAAACCCATGCCGAGCGTGCAAAGGGCCATCACCGCGATGTGCCCCCAAGCACTGTGGAGGGTGTAGCCGACGATCAGGGACAAAGCCATGCCCACGACGCCCACCTGCAACGCGGTGAGGTATCCGAACCGTTGTCCGAAGCGCCCTCCGAGCCACGCGTTCGCCATATAGACGAACCCGTTGAGGGCCGCCAGCGCGAGGTTGTCGCGGTTGTCGAAGCCGTACTCGTCCGCCATGAAAAAGAACAGGTAGAAAAAATAGTAGGAGGTCGAGAGCGAGTTCAGCGCCTCCAGTGCGAAGAAGATGAGCCGGGGGTTGCTCACGGCGAATTCATGCCAGGCCTCCTTGGGTTTCAGAACCATGCACGCGGCTCATGAACCGTTCGGTAGGGCGAGTCCGTCCCGGCGAGCCGCTCGACGCGCGTGGAACACGTCCGACTCGGCTCGCTGGGGACAGGCTCGCCCTACCGTCTGGTTCACGCGAAGAGTTGGCGAAGTGCCGGCTAAACAGCGCGGGCCAGCGCCGCGGCGCCAGTCTTATCAGGTGCAGCCGGACCCGGTCTCGGATCGGCTATCTCCTCGATGGCTTTGAGGCAATACCACTTCACAGCCTCCGAAATTGCCGGGCGCAACGACTCCAGCTCCGCCGCGGAACACCAACGGATTTCGTGATGCTCGCCGGAAGCCAGCTTCACCTGACCCCTCGCAGGCCTGGCCCAATAAATCATGCCGATGTGCTCGTGCGTGTCCGTGATGCGGTGGATATCCAGAAAGCGGGGCGCAATCAGCGCGCGCGTCCCAGGGCCTGTCGTGGGCGGGCGTTCGCCGATCAGTTCCACGTCCAGGCCGCTTTCCTCTTTGGCTTCGCGCAGCGCAGCGATCTCCGGATCTTCGTCCAGTTCGATATGCCCGCCCAACGGCAGCCATTTGCCGAGCCGCCGATGGTGCACCATCAACACCCGGCCGCTCTCCACGACAAAGATTGCCACCGTGAAATCGATTTTCTCATGAATGTGCGCCATTTAGTAATCGTACAGTCCGCTGTCCCTCGTGTAACCGCCGCCATAGCCGCCCATGCCGCCCTCGTCGTCAGGCCCGCCCATCAGATCGCCCAGGACATCTCCCATGTCCTCCTCGATCTTCTCCGGATCTTCACCTGCTTCGAGTCGTTTGATGGCGACATCGAGTTCTTTGGGGATGGAGCCGGCCGGGAGAATGTCCTTCATCTTGCGCATCATGTGCGCCATGTGCCTGGGATTGTTCTCATCCATGTGCTCCATGTCGCGCTCCAACTCCCCCATGGCGCGCGCCACGCGCGGATCATCGAAATCCGGCATGGGGCCCGCGTCGCCGCCTTCGGCATCGCTCGCGGCCTTCGGCTCTTTCACGCCGCGTGGCATGGCGAAGGCGCTCATTTGTTTCGTCATCCCTTTGTTGCCGCACTTTGGGCAAGTCGGCAAGCGGTCGGGATTGATCCGCTTCGAGAGGAAACTGAAAATGACCCGGCATTTCGGGCACGCAAATTCGTAAATCGGCATAACCAGCCCGGAAATTAATGGAACCACCGCATCCCGCAAGTTGAGAAATGAAAGACGATCAATCCTTGTCCTTTCGCTCCGTGACCGACGGTGGGGCGAGGACCACTGCCAAGCCAATCGCCATCGACGCACAGCTCGGCAGGCGCCTGGCGCCACCTTCGTTTGCCGAAGAGTTCCCAGTCCAGCCGCATTCTTGGTGACGCAGCGCAAGTTTCTCGGCACGATGTCCGGGAACAAAGCCCGACCCAACTATTCAGCACTTATGAAAACCTCGTTCCTCTCCCTCGGGATCTTCCTGGCGCTGTCTATCGGCGCCCCCGCGCAACAAGACTTTTCCAAAGTCGAGATCAAAGCCACGCAGGTCGCCAAGAATATTTACATGCTCGAAGGCGCGGGCGGGAACATCGGCGTGTCGGTCGGGCCGGACGGCCTCTTGATTGTCGATGACCAGTTCGCGCCGCTCGCGCAAAAGATCGAAGCCGCGTTGAAGCAGTTGAATCCGGGCAAACTGAAGTTCGTGCTCAACACCCACCATCACGGCGATCACACGGGCGGCAACGCCCACTTTGGCCGCGAGGCGCACATCATCGCGCACACGAACGTCCGCAAACGCCTGCGAAAAGGGCCGAGCGAGTCGCAACCGGGTTTGCCCATTATCACATTCGACGACGCGCTTTCGCTGCACTTCAACGGTGAGGAAATCAAGATGCTCCATGTCCCGCCCGGCCACACCGACGGCGACAGCATCATTCATTTTACCGGCGCGAACGTCGTGCACATGGGCGACTCATTTGCGTCGGGCCGGTTCCCGAACATCGATCTGGCCGGCGGCGGCGACGTGCGCGGCTTCATCCGCAACGTGGAGACCGCGATCGCGAAGATTCCCGCAGACGCAAAAATCATTCCCGGCCACGGCCCGCTAAGCACGCTGAAGGAGATGAAGGAATTCCATGCCATGCTGGTCGAGACGTCAGGCATCGTCGAGAATGCCATTGCCGCTGGGAAAACGCTCGATCAGATCAAAGCCGAAGGCCTGCCGGAGAAATGGAAGAATTGGGCCGGCCCCATGATCAACCCGGGCCGCTGGCTGGAGATTCTTTATCGAGGGTTGAGCAGAAAGTAGGGCTAACCAAATATCTCGCGAATCGGCACGCCTCGGTCTGTGATCGGCACGGGCCGGTCATCCGCGTAAAGATCCTTGCCTGGATTGATCCCCAGGGCGCTGTGGATCGTGGCGTGAAAATCAGCTACGGACACCGGCTTCTCCACCACCGTCTTCCCCAGGTCGTCGGTCTGCCCCACTACGCGCCCCGTGCGCAAGCCGCCACCCGCCAGAACGCACGTGAAAGCCACGGATTGATGCCCCCGTCCGCCGCCGCTGTCGAATTCGGGCGGACGGCCAAATTCCGTGGCGATCACCACCAGGGTCGTGTCGAGCAGCCGGTTCTTCTCCAGGTCGCGCAACAGCGTGGCGAAGGCCTGGTCGAGATCTTTGATGAGCAAATGTTGCTTGAGCTGGCCGTCATTGTGGGTGTCCCAGCCCGTGCCGTTCAGGAAATTCAGATTGAAGGAAACCTCTACGAAACGCACGCCCGCCTGGACGAGCCGCCGCGCGAGCAAACAGCGCTGGCCGAATTCGCCGCCATACGCTTCCCGCAGCGATTGCGCTTCGCGCCCCAGGTCGAAAACGTTCAAGAACTCCGGCCCGGCCATGCGGAAGCCTTGCTGGGCGACGGCGGACTGCGCGCGGAAAGTTTCGTCGTTCGGATGCTTTCCCAGGTATTCATTCCTCCACGCGCCCAGGAGCGATTCGCGGCGGCGCTGCCGTTCCTCATCGACGTCGGGCGCGCGGATCAACCCGTTCGGCCCGGTTTCAATCTGCGTCAAATAAACGTAACACGACAGCGGGCGCAAGAGAGCTTTTCGCCCAGGAACGCCTGGGAAAGAATATCCGCCTTGGCGGCCATCGGCGAATCGTTCAGCGTCGCCAGCTTGAAGGCCGCGGGCGCGCCCAGAGAAATGCTGCCTTCCATCTGGACCAATTCTGCGACCAGGCGGTCGAAGGGAATGTTGTCCGTGAACGATTGGTGCAGCCACCAGCGGAACGGACCGGAATTGTTTAGGTCGGGTTTGAGGATGCCCGGATTCTCCGCCAGCGCGTCCTGCCAATAACTGACCCAGTGATCCGCCCAGCCGGTGTGCGCGAGCAACCGCTCGATGGCGCGCGGCCGGCGTTGATCAGCGGGATCACTCAGAAACGCTTGGATTTCCTCGGGCGACGGGACGACGCCGATGGTGTCCAGCGAAAGCCGGCGAAAAAAATCGAGATCGGAGCTCAAAGGCGTCGGGCGCACTCCAACTTGTTCCAGCCGCGCCCCGATGAATCGGTCGATGCCGTTGAAAACCGGAGTCTGCGCCGAAACCTTTGGAACGGCTGGCGCGGGTTCGCGGCTCACCCTGGCGCGAACCTGTTGATGATATTCGTCCCACAGCGCGACGACCTCGGCGCTCAAGGTTCTCCGGCGAACGACATCTTCTTGCCGCTGCCTTTCGATTTGTTGTTGAGCGTACGATTCCCACGCTTCGTCCGTGAGGAGCGGGGAATCCGGATCGCCAAGCAAGCGCGGGATCTCATCGCGGCGCCCCATGCTGACCGAGAGTTCGCCCGGCGACGGGACGAGGCCTTTGCCTCCGATCACGGCGGTCAGAGAAAAGCTGTGTTCCTGCCCATCTAGTTTCACCGTGGCGATGACTTCCTGGTGTGGATATGGGGCCGGCCGAATCGGACTATCGTTGCGTTCTACGGGCGGAGGGACTGGGTCGTTGCCGGAGGTGTTTCGTTCCTGAGGTTTCGTGGTGAGAAGGATTTCGCCGTCCAGAAGGAAACGCGCCGCTCCCTTTGCGCGCAACTGAAACTCGTACTCGCCCGCCGGGAATGCGCGCTTCGACGAGGCGCGGATCACGAAAGGCGTCGAACGGTCCAGAGGCAGCGCGTTAGCGGAGTATTTTGTCGGAAAACGAATAAAACCAAAGGCAGCCTCGGCGTATTCCTCGACCGGCTCGGAACTGCTCAACTCGAATTCGGCGCCGGGTTTCGAGTTCTCGAAGATCTGGACCTTGACCGGCAGCGAGGCAGTTTGGGCAGCGGCAGGCAGGAGTGTTGGGTGAAACAGGAGCGCGAGGAGGAAGGCCAATTTCACGATGGTCATAATTCTTGCCAAGCGTGCTTGCTAAACCAGTTCTCGGATCGGCTGGCCCACCGTGACCAGGAATTGCGGCCGGCCGCTGGTGTCAGTCACGGTCGTGGTGCGCGGGTCGAGGCCAAGGTTGTGATACAAGGTGGCGACCACGTCCTGATAGTGGACCGGCCTGGAAGTGGCCTCGGCGGCGAAACGGTCGGTCGAACCGATCACTTGCCCAACGCGCATCCCGCCGCCGGCCATCATCGCCATGCCGACGCGCGGCCAATGATCGCGGCCGCCATCCTTGTTGATCCGGGGCGTCCGCCCGAACTCGCCCCAGGCGACAATGGTGACGTCGTCGAGCATGCCGCGTTCGTCTAAGTCCGTGATCAAGGCGTGCAGAGCGTGATCCACAACCGGCACCAGATCGCGCATGCGCTGTAAATTGTCCGAGTGCGTGTCGAAATCGCTGATCGACAGGCTCACGCATCGCACGCCGGCTTCAACGAGCCGGCGCGCCAGCAACAGTTTCTGCGCGGCTTTCGGGCCTTCGCTGGTGTAAAAGAGATTGTCGCTCCCGTTGAATCGCGGCGTGTACCGCTCCACCAGGCGCGGATCTTCCTTTCCCAGGTCCATCGCGTCCGCCAACTTGCCCGAAGTCAAAATGCCGACGGCTTGCTGCGTGAATTTGTCCAGCGCCTCCATCTCGCCGCTGCGGTCGATTTCGCGGCGCAGCACGTCCAGGTTGGACAGCAATTCAACGCGATTCTCCAAGCGGCCCACGGTGATGCCTTCCGACAACGCCAGGCTCAAAGTGTGTTCGGAGCCGCGGGCGGCCAATTCCTTCTTCATCCCCGGCTCCAGTTCGCGATGAAACAACTTCGAAATGTCCGGGCGAAACGGCTTATACGCGGGGCCGAGGAAGCCAGGCCGAGCGCTGTTTCGCACCAGAGGGCGCCCCTGCATCAGATCGACAAAGGACGGAGCTGAATCCTCCGGCGAGCCCAGCAGCTTGGCCACGACGCAACCGAGAGAGGGACGGCCACCGATGTTTGCGAGGTCCTTTTCCTCGAAGCCGGAAAGGCATTGAAACGCGTGATGTTGCTCTTCCGCGCCAACGAGCGAACGGATGAAAACCAATTTGTCCGCGATAGAGGCCACCCGGGGCATCAACTCGCTGACGTGCAGTCCCGGAATCCGCGTCGGAATGGAATCCAGATTCCCGCGAAATTCAATGGGAGTCTCCGGTTTGGGATCGATGAGATCCATCTGAGGCGGGCCGCCATCCAAATGGACGTTGATGATGGCTTTGGTCGATGAACCTCGCCTGGCGGCATGCTCGGCGCGGAGCAAGTCAGCGAACGTGAGACCACCAAGGCCAAACGCGCCTGCCTTCAGGAAAGTGCGCCGCGAGACGCCGTCGCAATGGCGGACAGGCTGGCTAAGAAACGTGAGCATGGCGCAGGTCGCAACTGGATCAAGCTTGCTCGGCAATCTAGTCGATGAACTACCCGTCTCGCAAGCTGAACCTGAACCTCCCTGAACCTCCAATGAAACCTCCGGTGCAGCCACATGTTGTCGGTGGCACAGGCAACTTGCCTGTTCCGTCCGGCTACCAGCCGGACGGAACGGTCGCGGATCAGTCCTGGACGGATCGCAAGGAATTACCCACGACCTTTCACGCGGCAGGTTGCCTCGCGAGGCGGGCTGGTAGCCCGCTCCACCCAGCTTCCTCCAGCGTGCTCGCCTTTCCTTCAACGACCAAGGTGACCACAGCCGGGACACCGCGGCCAGGATACTGGAACGACTCAGTAACATCAAACCGCATCAATCCTCCAAAGTCAGGGACTTCCGCACTGCTCGCGCCCTTTGTCCGGTTCCCTTTCCGCGTTCACTCGTGCCGCAGCGCTTCGATGGGATCAAGGCTGGCGGCGCGGGAGGCGGGGTAGAGACCGAAGATGATTCCGACTGCGCCCGAGATGCTGAAAGCCAGCATGACGGAGAGCGGCGTAATAATTGTCACCATGTCGGTCAAACGCGACACAATCAACGGCGTCAGCACGCCCAGGCTCACGCCGATCAAGCCGCCGCCAATCGCCAGGACGATCGCTTCGACGAGGAACTGGGCGGTGATATCGCGTTGCTTGGCGCCGAGCGCGCGCCGGATTCCGATCTCGCGCGTTCGTTCCGTCACCGTCGCGAGCATGATGTTCATGATCCCGATGCCGCCGACCAGGAGGGAAATGGCGGCGATTGATCCGAGCACGATATTGAAGATGCGCTTGGTTTGCTCGGCCTGCCGCAGGAGTTGGAGCGGAACGATCAACTCGTAATCCTTCTTGGTGTGGAACCGTTCGAGCAAGGTCTCGATCTGCGGCACTGCGGTTTCCACGTCGGCGGTGCTGGCGAACTGCACAGTGATCTGGTGGAGTTGCACGCGCTCGGCTTCCTGGCTGCCGGCGGAACGGCGGATCAGAGTTTCGCCGAAGCGATTTCGCGCCGCGGAAAGCGGAACAT
The sequence above is drawn from the Verrucomicrobiota bacterium genome and encodes:
- a CDS encoding MFS transporter — translated: MVLKPKEAWHEFAVSNPRLIFFALEALNSLSTSYYFFYLFFFMADEYGFDNRDNLALAALNGFVYMANAWLGGRFGQRFGYLTALQVGVVGMALSLIVGYTLHSAWGHIAVMALCTLGMGFTWPNLEALVSEGESPAALPHTLGIYNMVWAAMGAVAFFLGGALLEALGERSLFWLPVGIQLVQLLLIARLKRKTGAIVLASREPDGRASLSPASRVGRVPGTSSGSPGRTRPTWFTSLPPLNPRPIARAKMFLKMAWLANPFAYIAINTVVAVVPGIAKQFGLTPRLAGFFCSIWFFARAVTFCVLWLWKGWHYRSGWFLGAYMLLTAGFAGVLLAPKLALVMLAQIAFGLGLGLIYYSSLFYSMDVGEAKAEHGGLHESAIGAGIFGGPAIAGTALYFNPSNPQSGTIAVGVVLVIGLGALLAMASRNRGRF
- a CDS encoding NUDIX domain-containing protein, giving the protein MAHIHEKIDFTVAIFVVESGRVLMVHHRRLGKWLPLGGHIELDEDPEIAALREAKEESGLDVELIGERPPTTGPGTRALIAPRFLDIHRITDTHEHIGMIYWARPARGQVKLASGEHHEIRWCSAAELESLRPAISEAVKWYCLKAIEEIADPRPGPAAPDKTGAAALARAV
- a CDS encoding zinc ribbon domain-containing protein, coding for MPIYEFACPKCRVIFSFLSKRINPDRLPTCPKCGNKGMTKQMSAFAMPRGVKEPKAASDAEGGDAGPMPDFDDPRVARAMGELERDMEHMDENNPRHMAHMMRKMKDILPAGSIPKELDVAIKRLEAGEDPEKIEEDMGDVLGDLMGGPDDEGGMGGYGGGYTRDSGLYDY
- a CDS encoding MBL fold metallo-hydrolase, producing MKTSFLSLGIFLALSIGAPAQQDFSKVEIKATQVAKNIYMLEGAGGNIGVSVGPDGLLIVDDQFAPLAQKIEAALKQLNPGKLKFVLNTHHHGDHTGGNAHFGREAHIIAHTNVRKRLRKGPSESQPGLPIITFDDALSLHFNGEEIKMLHVPPGHTDGDSIIHFTGANVVHMGDSFASGRFPNIDLAGGGDVRGFIRNVETAIAKIPADAKIIPGHGPLSTLKEMKEFHAMLVETSGIVENAIAAGKTLDQIKAEGLPEKWKNWAGPMINPGRWLEILYRGLSRK
- a CDS encoding DUF1501 domain-containing protein produces the protein MRPLSCYVYLTQIETGPNGLIRAPDVDEERQRRRESLLGAWRNEYLGKHPNDETFRAQSAVAQQGFRMAGPEFLNVFDLGREAQSLREAYGGEFGQRCLLARRLVQAGVRFVEVSFNLNFLNGTGWDTHNDGQLKQHLLIKDLDQAFATLLRDLEKNRLLDTTLVVIATEFGRPPEFDSGGGRGHQSVAFTCVLAGGGLRTGRVVGQTDDLGKTVVEKPVSVADFHATIHSALGINPGKDLYADDRPVPITDRGVPIREIFG
- a CDS encoding DUF1549 domain-containing protein, with translation MTIVKLAFLLALLFHPTLLPAAAQTASLPVKVQIFENSKPGAEFELSSSEPVEEYAEAAFGFIRFPTKYSANALPLDRSTPFVIRASSKRAFPAGEYEFQLRAKGAARFLLDGEILLTTKPQERNTSGNDPVPPPVERNDSPIRPAPYPHQEVIATVKLDGQEHSFSLTAVIGGKGLVPSPGELSVSMGRRDEIPRLLGDPDSPLLTDEAWESYAQQQIERQRQEDVVRRRTLSAEVVALWDEYHQQVRARVSREPAPAVPKVSAQTPVFNGIDRFIGARLEQVGVRPTPLSSDLDFFRRLSLDTIGVVPSPEEIQAFLSDPADQRRPRAIERLLAHTGWADHWVSYWQDALAENPGILKPDLNNSGPFRWWLHQSFTDNIPFDRLVAELVQMEGSISLGAPAAFKLATLNDSPMAAKADILSQAFLGEKLSCARCRVTFI
- a CDS encoding DUF1501 domain-containing protein, encoding MLTFLSQPVRHCDGVSRRTFLKAGAFGLGGLTFADLLRAEHAARRGSSTKAIINVHLDGGPPQMDLIDPKPETPIEFRGNLDSIPTRIPGLHVSELMPRVASIADKLVFIRSLVGAEEQHHAFQCLSGFEEKDLANIGGRPSLGCVVAKLLGSPEDSAPSFVDLMQGRPLVRNSARPGFLGPAYKPFRPDISKLFHRELEPGMKKELAARGSEHTLSLALSEGITVGRLENRVELLSNLDVLRREIDRSGEMEALDKFTQQAVGILTSGKLADAMDLGKEDPRLVERYTPRFNGSDNLFYTSEGPKAAQKLLLARRLVEAGVRCVSLSISDFDTHSDNLQRMRDLVPVVDHALHALITDLDERGMLDDVTIVAWGEFGRTPRINKDGGRDHWPRVGMAMMAGGGMRVGQVIGSTDRFAAEATSRPVHYQDVVATLYHNLGLDPRTTTVTDTSGRPQFLVTVGQPIRELV